The bacterium genomic sequence CAGCCATGAGTTTCGAAAAGCAGATTTACTTTTTCTCGAAATGGCGCCGCGCCGGGCTGGCGATTGCTCCGGTCGCGCTGCCCTTCATCGTTTGGGATGCCGCCGTGACCGGACGGCATTGGCGGTTCAATTCCGCCTACACGCTCGACTGGCGCGTGGCCGGCTTGCCGCTCGAAGAACTGCTGTTCTTTTTCACCGTGCCGTTTGCCGCATTGTTTGTTTGGGAGGTGATCGGCTTTTATCTGCCCGATCGCAACAGCGCGGTGGCCGGAGGGTTCGCTGTGCTGCTCGGGCTGGCGCCCCTGCCGGGCCTGCTCGCCTTCCTCAGCGGCCGGGAATACACCGGCATCATGCTCGTGGCGTTGGGCCTCACGGCTGCGCTCGACCGGCTGCTGCAAACCCGCTTGTTGACCGGGCGGCGGGTGCTGTACTATTTCGGCGC encodes the following:
- a CDS encoding lycopene cyclase domain-containing protein translates to MKIEYLLFNLLVFAGPAAMSFEKQIYFFSKWRRAGLAIAPVALPFIVWDAAVTGRHWRFNSAYTLDWRVAGLPLEELLFFFTVPFAALFVWEVIGFYLPDRNSAVAGGFAVLLGLAPLPGLLAFLSGREYTGIMLVALGLTAALDRLLQTRLLTGRRVLYYFGATVVMNLICNGYLTARPVVIYSEAYQLGMRLGTIPIEDFGYGFALIMLVTILYEKFRRVAPA